attaaatccattAAAATGCAATTCTAAAATGCGATTTCAATGATTGTTTTTCTTTCCATGATgagtatgtttttattttgtgtacGAAAATTAGTAGATTTATGAGTAagatttattcattaatttattatatttgtttaaaaatatttttgtatatttgtgtgctttttttcagCCTCGTGGCAGGACGTTTCCCATGCTGGAGGGCCCCAGTAACCAGGAGTCAAGTGTGGAAGATGAGCAGGAGTGTGTGATCACGCCCAGCACCACAGTGAAGTTCAGTGCAGCACTGAAAGAGAGGAACCGCATGAACGTCATGAGGAACTCTCTGCTGCTGATAGGTAGCTCTACTGCACACTCCAGCAGACCTGCTCTCAGAGCCATGCCGATCAGGCCCTCTAGTGGAGAATTTGcgctttttttaaacaaactttggagtaataaagtcacaatgcgtcttaatgttttgagaaaagtCCTGAAGTGTGAGTGCAAAACTGGTCTGTTTGCTGAAAACATacattttgtgattttaattaCTGCATAATTGTCATAGTTGTTGTTAATCCACTTTTCTTGTGCTCTATGTTGCCTCACTTTGAACAAGGTCTGAACATTTTGTTTAACAGCAATGTTTCTCTTCCACAGGTCACCACGAGACGCCACCTGACGCTCATAATAAAATCCTGGAGAAGTTTCCAGAGAGCATCCCCCGTCAGCACGTCAACATCATTCCCCCTGCCACAGAGAAGACCATTGAAGAGGTACAATAAGAACAACATCCGGTAGTTTTGACAAGCCACATGTGTAAACCAGTAGATAGAATGTCTGAAGTCTGATCACCAGATAAGTGACTTTCACAATGTAGTTTAAGAAGATAGATCAGCCCTTTAGGTTATTTGGTTTAGGATTCTTTAAACCCAAAACTGTATGCATCCACTCCTATCTTTGGCAGTCCTTGCATCATGACCTGGAACTGTTCATGGATATTCTTGGATAGTAAAATGAATTTCATCCATCATCAAAGCATAACAGATACTTAAAAGCATCCAGTGCTTTTAATTGCtacattataaaagtaatagTAAAAATTAAATGTTCTTTTATGACTAAAGAGCTGCTGGTCCACTCCTGACTAGAGTATGCAATGATAAAGAAAATCTACACAATTCAGCTTGTAAACCAATATTCTCGCCACAATATTTGCAAATGTGCTATATTATACCCTGCTGTACAAGATGGTTTGGAGTACGCATCAAATGTCATAGaaaatttgaaattatttgAAGTAAACCCTGTTGTAGTGAAAATATGCATCTACTAGTGTTGTCCCGATACTGGAATTCAATACAAtacctttaaaaacaaaaacatgaacaagttgcaaacgatagcatgaataaatacaatagaataaagagacAAATGAAATAAGCATGGCTTAAAGTTTTCAGGTGGGTCTAACAGTagtattcaggtaagaaatactacagaaataaaagtaatcaaatgtaaaataacaatatagttttcattgtaaaattaaatacagattgcttacaattaaagttacaaaagttattcagtcaagagcaacgagtgattttctctgtcttttgttctttgatttacATGACAGGCAGCAGCAAGGTTTATTAGGCCattgtcactttaagagtttaTGCATGGACCCAAAAAACTATTTATGTTCCAAAACTGACTGCGTTTACCTGAATACTTGgcaagatgggcattttgacataattttgtgtatttgaccatttaaTCATGATAAGCCACAGAagtcatcatcaccatcatcatcacagTACAAGCACTATTCAACCAGAGCAAATGAGACGAGTGAGTGGCAAGAGGTGAGTGTGTGTCAATTCGCTgtcggagagaagagagagcAAGAAAGCTTAGCTGGTATCAGTGTTTTCGATACTGCAGAAAAGGGGTATTGGAACTGTTTCGGATATTCCATTATTGATGCATATCAAAATTTTAATTAGAGTAGCATCTACTCTTTCAAATTTAGACATGGCCAAATGTTGTACACAAGGTGTCATGTCGACTGCCCCAGACCAAAATGTCTAAATTGTAGCACTCCTTGACTGtaaaacatatatattcatGTAAGTCAGCCCAGAAAAACTTTTACAATGTAGTATAGCAAAAGATTTTTCAGTTGTCTTGTTGTACAAGTTTGTCTGATTTTATTAAATGCTTGATTATTATCTGTATATATGTAGCCTTTGAAACTGATGTGGCAAtaaaccaaaaaacaaacaaaacaaaagtgtgTTCTGCTGTGTTTCAGAAAGTGAATGAGAGTGGAATGGAAGACAACAGTCCACTGCCTCCACCTGTGTCGTCCCTGCAGGAGAAACCCGGCCGTCTCCCACGCGTGGAGACTCCAGTGGACTCCATGCTGAAGGACATGGCTACCATCATCTTCTGCACTTTCCTTCTGGCTGGCTGGGTGGCCTTCATCATCACCTACCCTAAGGTAAGCACACTCTGAAGAAGATCTGACCATTAGAGAATAATTCATTTGGTCAGTGAGGTGAGTTTTACTTCTGCCTACTTGACAACACTCACAATACCGtgtcatgatgatgatgaagtaATATTGGATGTTGCACAGAATCAGTTTATTAATTTGAGAGCCGGCCGACCATTGGCTTGGTGTGTCTCGGCCCTTttacagggttagttcacccaaaaattaaaattctgtcattaatcactcaccctcatgttgatccaaatctgtaagaccttcgttcaacttcagaactcaaattaagatttttttttttttttctgatccCCATAGACTGCAACATAATTACcaaattgcatttatgaagaaaaggctTTATCACCTATTGCCTCAgtggtgtacagtgtctttgggtgaaTTGCCAGCAGCAGCCAGtttaggattgtttgtgatttggtctaagtgacttaggagtcctcttgactactcctaacttTTCACAGATTTAAGAGCTGGGtttagcgtttttttttttttttttttacaagactgacagggtagagatgattttgttgaataaagtcattatttttgttttgtttttgcacacaaaaagtattctcgtcacttcataacattaaggttgaaccactgtagtctcaTTGACTACTCTAACAatatttttactacttttctggaccttgaatgtggtaattttgttgctttctattgagaattaaaaaaaacttcatggatttcatcaaaaatatcggccagcaactaatcctttaatgttctGTCTAGTAAATAGTCAAAAAGTAAAGTTATAAACAAAAGGAATAATGCTCAACTTATAAGTCTTTGCATGAGTAATTTTAGCAAAATAATCATGGTTTTTGGTAGAGAAGCTTCTGTTTGCTCAGCTCTGAGAGTATCGTGGTTTGTCTTGTTCTGATCAGAGTGTCCATAAGCAGCAGCAGTTGCAGCACCAGCAGTTTCAGCAGCAGATGGAGGAGAAGCTGCAGCTCCTGCAGCGTCAGCAGCTCATTTTCCAGCCGCCCACAGATCTGCCTCCTGACACTGACTTCCTGGAGGCAGCCCGGACCCGCTCAGAGAGCTCTGGCCACAGCAGTCCCAACGTAACCCCGCGAGCGTCCAACCATTCCAACATGTCCCAGTCTGAGATGGGACATTCGGCAAATGAGCATGAGGACACAGGTTAGGGCTGTCAGCAAAACAACAATTCAAATCAATATATCACCATTTAATCTCGTTTACCTTTTTTACAAGTGTGTGTCCATCAGTGCCTATTGTTGATTGACTTTCAGAGGACGAATCCAACATTGTCCGAATTGGAAACATCACGTTCAGCCCCAGAGATGTGCTTGGACATGGTGCTGAGGGAACTATTGTGTACAGGCAAGAATGACCTTTGTAGTCTTTGTTTTTGCTTTCATTATTTCAGATTCAGAGTCTATAGGTTTCTCTCTGTAAAATTTCAGGGGTCAGTTTGATAACCGTCCAGTGGCTGTAAAGAGGATTCTCCCAGAATGCTTCAGCTTTGCCGATCGTGAGGTTCAGCTGCTGCGGGAGTCAGATGAGCATCCAAACGTGATTCGTTACTTCTGCACTGAGCGAGACCGTCAGTTTCAGTACATCGCCATAGAGCTGTGCAGCAGCACACTGCAAGAGGTATGACAGACACACAACCTGACGCTTCATTGCTGTTTCAGGTCAAAGAAGCAAATtgaatattacaataaaaatggATTCGAATCTGCACTTTACTTATcatagattttatttaaaaaaatgtcaaagaCAAGAACATGAACTTTTCTTATCACTGACCATTTTTAATGTCTAACACATATAAAggatttattaatgttaaccaAATAATTTGACTTGGAAGAGCTTAAAGATCACGTTATCATGGTAGTTTCCTCTGGCCTGTAAACACCTTCAAACTACCGTTGGTCAGTAGCGTTGATGTAATAGGTGGGTGTGGCTCTGCCTTTTTACATGGAAATCCTCTCCAGTTCATTTCTTCCGTTAAGTCCCTCTAGCTTAGACATCTGCAAGCAAAAACATGAACACTGGAGTTGCTTTATAGTAGAAAGTGAAGTTGTAATCGTAAGTTATTGTAAGCTATGGATGAAAAACTGATTTTCAGCTTTTTAGTTCATGCTGTCAATGCTGTattgtgtaatataaaatataatgtagtttattttttaataatgtcttatttatttatttacttatttatttcttttttgttttatttacttttagtATGTGGAACGGAAGGACTTTGACCGCCACGGTTTGGAGCCAGTGACACTGCTAGAGCAAACCATGTCTGGACTGTCTCATTTACATTCTCTTAATATAGGTAACTATTATCAGTAACATCAGTAAGacattttaatgctttttatcTGCTTTTTTAGGCTAAATAATCAGTATTCATGAAgtactgtagtttttttttttttttttcataaatctgTTTGATACAAGTGTTGGTAACACTCAGTCTCTCATGGGTTGATAGTCCACAGAGATCTGAAGCCGCACAACATCCTTGTGTCGATGCCAAACACGCACGGGCGCGTGAAGGCCATGATCTCAGACTTTGGCTTGTGTAAGAAGCTGGCGGTGGGCAGACACAGCTTCAGCAGGAAGTCAGGTGTCCCAGGCACGGAGGGCTGGATCGCTCCGGAAGTGCTCAGTGAGGATGCTAAACATAACCCGGTAAGAGCTCAAAAACATACCGTGTGTTTTGATTTGGTTTAAACACctgaaagaataaaaaatattcatttttttttaaattgcatgaatatgaatatgaataccAAATCTTTATCAGTAGTAAAGTGATATCGTTTCATCACAATATTGTTAATTATGTATTtacttattataaatgttgatttaaagagttgattttgatatttagCATTGTGCTTCATTTATAACAGTGTGTTTTTCTTCTAAAGTGCTATAAACAGTTCATTGGTATcagagatatttttaatattaatatttatttttcagaaatgatagatgaataacaaatTGTTATTGATATTAATGTTCATTTATGAATATActattgtttattgtttgtttgttttcattcataatataatgtttgtcttttaaagatttattattggcatttttgcctttattgATAGTATAGATACAGTATAATTAATTGACAGGAAGTGAACTGGGAGAGAGGGGGGGTGGAATCAGAAAAGCAGGGCTCAAACTCGCACAAACCTCAACCGCCCTACATGTTGGAGCACTGCCCTCGAGGCTATCAGCTCTGACCATAATACAGTGTTAATTTATACAAACTGAAATGTATGTAGAATTTATCATGAACTTagattagtaagtgctgtaAAAGtcttattgttagttcatgatacgTAATTAACCTCATGCAAATTTATCTCATGCCACCAATATTTCAATTTTACCAAGTTTTCAACAATTCAGCAATCCAAATTCTGTTTACAGCAGTTACCACAGTTCTTGCTGAAGCATAGGCATAGGCATAAAGCACGTTCCAGAGAGCCAAGCACTAATACAGTAGATTTGTCAGTGGCTAGACACTCACAGCTTCTCCTCTTTCTGATATTTCAGACCTGCATGGTAGACATCTTCTCTGCAGGCTGTGTGTTTTATTATGTGGTATCTGAAGGCCAACACCCCTTTGGGAAGTCCTTGCAGCGGCAGGCAAACATTCTGCTGGGTGCCTATTCACTGGACCACTTACAGCCGAACAGACACGGTACGACCACCACACACGTCCTCTCGCACTCAAAAACACAAGCTCATTTTGGGGCAAAATGAATATCAGTTTTTTGATCATGTGATTATGTTGTTTCGTGCAGAGGATATTGTGGCCCGAAATCTGATTGAGCAGATGTTAAGCATGGAGCCAGAGAAGAGACCCTCGGCTGACAGAGTCTTGAAACATCCCTTCTTCTGGAGTCTGGAAAAACAGCTGCAGTTCTTCCAGGTTTGTTAGTCAGGCGTCCTGGTTTAACCATGTAAAACGCACCTTTTGCAAACAATGCCCTCACCAAGAAGGCAAAAAGTTTATCAACATACCATAAAATAGCAAATCAGTCAGCAAAGATAATTTCAATTCCTATCCTTTTACAGGTCAGTATATTATTGTTTGAAGGACACtagtcatgaattgagaaatcaaatttccTGAATACATTTCAATGAATACATCAGCACAAGCCTGCTTGCACAGACACAGATCAATGCCTCTTGTCTCTTTGGCTCCGCCCACTGGTGTGTGTTAGTGAAGGGAGAGATCCAACAACAGGATCACTTggaataaaaaaagatttagaTGCCTCCTAAGTTCTCCAAATGTTGTGCAGTCCTTAGTTATGGAAGAAGATTCTTAAAGGAAGTGGGTGTGTATTTTCAGCTAAATGCCTGAACATGTTAGTATGAcataatgttttgcaaacacactttagggcttttcacactgcgcttAATATCGGGTTATCGACGTCCTAAACACCGCTTTTAACCCTGGATAAAGGAACCCCTTATTGTGGTGCCAAcattgtacagtgtgaaacaaaGTGATGTTAGAATGTTACAACTAGATGCTTAGTAATCAACAGCCAATCACGTGCCTTATATTCACGCACTTTGGGCAGTCATAGAAAcactatatatgtatataatgtatataaacaGACGTTTCTGTGTATAATAAGAAAAATGTCAAACGTCATGTTTAACTATATAGTTCGAGAAGTtcattgagaaaaaaaacttgatattacagTCAGCAATGAGGACGCACAATGCAAGAGCCTTTATGtaaactataatatatattacatcaCAAAAAAACAGCTGTTTCAATAGGGGTatctaaaactttttttttatatccacTGTAAGGACTGATTTCAAGCCATCGACTGAACGGCCAACTTCCCATTGTTACTTTTAGTAGCatgaaaaaaaacttcaaaacacAATGCAAATATATAGTTTGAGAAGTtcattgagaaaaaaaactttttttacagTCAAATTACAGTCAGCAATGAGGATGCACAATGCAAGAGcctttatgtaaacaggtcACGTGCTGCGTTTGTCCAGTCAGTAACACTGACACCAGAAAATATACAGATAAGGACTTTACCTGGGGTTTAGGAATGTGCAGTGTGAAACATCAgtttatgaatacccaggattaactGTTAACCCCGGGTATAGTATGAGCAAGTGTGAAACGTAAataaagataacccaggattccatttacctggggtttagaatgacccagatTGACCAACTATTTCAAGTGTCAAAAAAGCCCTTATTAGTGAAAGGTGGACTCAAACCATAATGTCGCAACACGTAACCATGTTAATTTCTAAACCCTGATCTGTGATAAATGATTTTGATATGTACAGTCAACATACCCATGCTATACAATGCCACTAAAAACTAATTACTAACTGCATATGTGTGCAGTTGAAGAGCACTTTGATTTTATTACAGTCTGTTTGGATTGGAGTCTATAAGCTTGGCGCATCTTGACTTGGGAATATTTTCCCACTCTTCTTTGCaaaaacattctgtttttaaatctgttaaattcgAGGGCATCTCCGGTGCACAGAAAATCCTGCTTGGAACCATTTTTTTGTAGCCCTCACCTGAGAGAAACCTTTCAACAATAAGATCCCGTTGATGCTGTTTGTGGCCCATGGCTCCTGTAGTAGCAGCTGCAACCAAGATGTCGGAAAAATCTTATAAGAACAGCTAAGATTTATTTGGAGTTAATCAGAGTGAAGACAGGTGTGCACTATTTTAATTGATGATTAGTTAATTCTGAACACAATCACATACCCACTTAGAAAAGGGTGCACTTATGCAGTTAggttatttttatctttatctttTTTACTCTGAAACGTGTCACTTTGGTTTTCAGTGGCATTGCATAGGTTGTAATTTTTGCATTAAACATGCAAATGTTCTGATatgatttcttttaaaaatatatattgcatCACAAAAAAACAGCTGTTTCAATAGGGGTATCTAAAACTTTTTATATCCACTGTAAGGACTGATTTCAAGCCATCGACTGAACAGCCAACTTCCCATTGTTACTTTTAGTAGCATGAAAAACAACTTCAAACTGTGATTATGAATGGAGTGATCGCtttctgtatataatttaatctcTGGAACGGTCAATCACTTTAGTTCAGCGCAAGTTCTGCTGTCATGTCAAAACTCCCATTATAATCATTGAAGCAGTATACACTGCATAATGAATCTCGTTTACATTGTGTTTGCATCGTGTTTTGGTAGTGGCaatttatttcttaattatACAAAATTTTGATGTAAAATCCTGCCAACATTATAAGTGGACCACAGGGAACATTATAAGATTTTTCTAGAATGGTCTAGAATTTTTTTCCCGCTGTCTCACAGGATGTGAGCGATAGAATTGAGAAGGAGCCGTTAGATGGACCGATTGTGAGGCAGCTGGAGAGAGGAGGACGGGTGGTGGTCAAAGGTGATTGGAGAGATCATATCACAGTGCCTCTACAGACCGGTGAGCGCTACTGCGATTTGGCTTTCTATTCACTttgtaaatacattaataaaaccAGAAAATTATGGCAGAAAATCATTGCATGTGGTTACTTTTGGAAATCTTAAATGTGAAAATTATGCCCTTCAAACCACTAAATTACAacgttttatttttacagatttaCGCAGATTTCGCTCATACAAAGGCGGATCGGTCAGAGACCTTTTACGTGCCATGAGAAATAAGGTAAATTTGCTAAACGATATGAGTTTACGGATACCACAAATATCTTGTGGTTCTAGCAACACAGTTTACAGTGGCGCGAAattattttgatcatttttgtaCTGAATGAGCTTCAACAACTCACTTGATGATGTGAAAGGATTGTGGCATAAAAGAGGAACACCAaggtttttatatttattcattgtaTGTAGTTGTTTTGTTGGTTatcacatattttaaaatttttgaagTGAAGTCAGGGTGTTATTTACAATAATTACTAAATAATTGATTTGTATATTTGaatactaggggtgtaacggtacacagaAGTCAGTTTTTGGGTCACTGTTTGATACAAGTTTGGTAcaacagggaaaaaaaataaaaaatccccAATGCTaggtttcttttcatttagtttGAACAGACAGTAGTGCAAATCACAGTTTGTTCCACCTAGCAGCATTTAGTCCCCTAGTTGATACAGTACAGCCTCCTTTAGTGTATTAAGCACTAAGCAGTAAACAGAATGCACTCTTGCATAGGGCTGATAAAAAGCAAACGTTATTTGGTTACAGCAGATACAAAACTGAAAAGCATACCTTGTGttataaaagtacaaaataaatagaataatgaaaaataaaacttgtgcAGGCCAGGGATTAGTTTTTGAAATCCTTCATTTTTGATCATACAGAAAAGAATTAGACGTCATTCGacactttttatttgtgtacactcacaatgaaaacaaaaaattgtgcttttataaaataaataatacacacaGGATGCCACTCTCTGTCGTCCTGGTTTCCTTTCCGCGAAGTTTGTGGAGTGCGTCACAAAAATTAATTGAAACTGCTTATAGGCTACTAGCAAGCTCTTGCTTGCCATCTGAACTCTTGATTTGGGTTGGTGCATAGATTGTCTCTTCTTCTgcactttttcctgttgtgcCTTACATGCTCAAACAGTGTTGCGTTACCACAcaccccttctggattggagtgtggatcaccTGTGACTAACTGTATTCGTCGTCTGACTGTATGCACCAAACCGTGATGTTCAGTGACGGTTCAGGACAAATACATGTGCCGTTACACCTCTATTGAATACACAACTAAACTTAAAATTTACGTCTgtgttgcaaaaaaaaacatttcacgtGAACAAAAACTTTCTCTCTTCAGCACATTCATCAGACTATTTCATCTTTGTCTCCTGTAGAAACACCATTACCGAGAGTTACCTGATGAAGTCCAGGAGACGCTGGGGTCCATTCCAGATGAATTTGTGTCCTACTTTACCTCCCGCTTCCCTCTTCTTCTCCAGCACACACATCTGGCCATGCGTTTCTGTGCTGCGGAGCGACCTTTCCTGCCTTACTACCATGCTTCTGAACTGCTCACAcaccacacagacacacattgtGTAACacagactccgcccacacagcATTCCAGTCCGTCAGTGCCGTCAGGCCTGTCATCATCCAGTCAGATATCAGCAGTCATACCTGAGCTCACCGCAgagatgcacacacagacagGCCCAGTGCCGCCCGCACTGTGCGCACAGGAGACTGGAGCTCCATAGTGCCACGTGACTGATGGACTCTTTCCAGACACATTCCAGGGATGAGCAGTCTGTCTGTGCGGATGCAGTCTGGGCCTGCAGTGTCCGGGCTGTGTCAACGCAGAGGACGCCATCCAATCTTTAGTGCCTTACATGCTCATTTTAGACAACCGCTCTCGTCTGAGCGACTTACAGCTTCCTGGCCAAGATCATTTGGAGGATGCTGGGAAAGATGGTGTGCTCACAAAACCTTGAAGTCATTCCTTCCTTTTTTTAAGATTGGAAGGTGTGGGATTTTTGTTGAACACTTGAAGTGAACGCAAGAAATTCTACTGTGCAATGTTGAGAGAACATgttattgaatatatatttttgtacatATTTTGATCATTGATAATTGAAGTGGCCATTGATTGTGCCTTTTTAAATGACACTGTGCCATGTGTCTTGGTCCTGAAGAGAGTCTGATGTTTGTGGTTTTGCTTTATGCCTTTGCTGCTGAGAgctgttaaaggaatagttcaggCAAAAATGAAAAGTGGCATCATCTAGACATGTCCCATACATAGATGTATGACTTTCCAGATTGAACAGCCATACCCCTTTTCCATCTGGAGTCACCAGATGCTGTGAAGCCCCAAAATTACCAAAAATAGTCATTAAAAGAAGTTGATAGGACTTCTGAAGATCGCATCCAAATTgaagtcattattcactgatGATCTCCCCCAGCGCCACATTTTTTAATTCTCATTCAAAGTGTTAAGACATCACACCAGTTTTGACATCAATGAAGCCAAAAAGCATTGCATATCATGTGAACAATCACATCACCACATGTCAGGAATAAATGGAAGCGCAAATCGGGTTTGTGAATGATGACTGTAATCAGTATACTGTCTACTGTGCTAAATTTGGGTCTGTTTCTCAGACAATGCTTTCTTATGGCttcagaaaactttaaataCTGTTCGCAAAACATTATGGACTACTACTATGATACTACTGGTTTGAAACAACAATGATGACAgcttaatttttggatgaactattccttCAATGTCTCTAACATAAAACCAACTGTATGACATTACAGGTATTACGCTTTCAAAAGTATATATACTTTCATGACAAACTTATTATCCTGTATTGTGTTCATAACTTCAGACATCCACTTTTATATGTTGGCATATTTTAACAAAACATGGTAAACTATGAATTTATTCCCGTGGATTCTGGATAGTGCGGTTAAGTTTTAGCTTTCAGGTGATTCTCTTAAATGGTTATTATATTGGAAAATAATTAAActatttttctttgttttaatggATGCCTGATTTAAAAACTGTGGGCTTTTATTAAGAAATGCCAGGaagatgttttgttttcaagTACTCAATGTCTCTACTGCAGATGTTCAGTGCATATATGACATTGGAACATAAAACGCATGCAGTTTTTAACTGAAATATTCCAGGTGGagcttttataatgttacatgttttttaatgttcagtatatattttttaatggcACATTTTGAGGGAAAAATtcaattatgcttttttttaaatgtagtgtTAATAAAAGCTGCTATTGTGTAATTCCAAGCAAATTTTTACCAACCTCGGGAATTGATATAAGCGTAAATAGCCAACCTTATTGGCAAAGGCTATTTTCATTCCATTGCTCAGATATTTGACCTTTTGgataaataacattttagttCAATTCACTAGTAAAGTAAACCAGAATGTGCAGGTGGAATGATGATTAGCACAAAACATTGATCCTGAAAATAGACTTGGTGCTTATCAGTCTgggcatttttaaacaatttagtTTACACAAAACCTATTGTTTAGCTCACAACTGTTGCAATTCAGAGTTTATTGAAGTTTATCAATACGATTATGTAGGTGTATTTTATCATCCAAGAGCAAAACAATGCTGGTCAGGTAGGACCAATCACAGTCTTTTTTTGACAGGACGAAACATTTAATCGTAATGTAGAGATGGATTTCCATTGTATGCAGGCACAAATTCTAGCATGTAAGTAATAGATTTAAATGATGTCCATGACTGGGGATTCTTCTTTCTCTTCTGTTCAGTGCTTCTGGAGCAGTTCTATGATCCTATTCCTCTTCTCTCTCTCCAATGACTtctccactgtcatatgaaatAAAGGCATTAATGTCATTAACCACATTCAATACGGTCAATAATAAAGCATTTTCCTATAAATTAGCCACGATAATGTAATGTTGTTTGAGTTATCATAAGCAGATATTCATATAAGTGATAATTTATGTTTTGATTAATCTGTGTATTATACAGTTACGTTTTTAAGTTGATTACCAACCCTAGAAATTACATGTAGCCTATGTATGCAGGGGCGGAGCTAGGCCCACCCAGATTGACAGCTTGTCCACCCAGTCAGATCcaaggaaatatatatattatatgggCGTCGGAACCATTGTAACCATTGTACGTTTTAAGACCAATATATTGGACCCACTCACTTTTACCGTCTCTAATTCAGCATTTGTCTAAGAAGCTACGGGCATGCACCGTCGTTATTCTGTTGTaaattaagtcatgaaattaccaaacatgcgattaaagctacctcaaaactgtgcatgtatgtatttattgacatggttttaaagaagaagaagaaatcaaAAATTATCGGGGAAGCATGCCCCCGAACCCCCCTAGCATAATACATTTTGTAACCTCAgtaattatgaaaccctgcgtaCGGCCCTGCTTCTTTTCTATCGAACGAAATCAAAGGTAAACGTGTATTTCTCCAGTTGTGCGCGCTTTGGGACTAAACTTTGtatgcattgt
The window above is part of the Chanodichthys erythropterus isolate Z2021 chromosome 3, ASM2448905v1, whole genome shotgun sequence genome. Proteins encoded here:
- the ern1 gene encoding serine/threonine-protein kinase/endoribonuclease IRE1, which codes for MMAWGVCSRALVWIITAVMWWSHSSLMGFCSSSTVSVPESLLFVSTLDGNLHAVSKRSGTIKWTLKEDPVLQVPTHVSEPAFLPDPNDGSLYSLGGKNNEGLTKLPFTIPELVQASPCRSSDGILYMGKKQDVWYVVDLLTGEKQQTLTSSYAEMLCPSSSLLYLGRTEYTITMYDTKSRELRWNATYSDYAFTLPDDDTKYNMAHFVSNGDGLVVTVDSESGDVQWVQNYNSPVVAIYIWQREGLRKVPHTNVAVETLRYLTFMSGEVGRITQWKYPFPREKKTKDKLMSTLYVGKHSTGLYASPSLVHDGVTVVPRGRTFPMLEGPSNQESSVEDEQECVITPSTTVKFSAALKERNRMNVMRNSLLLIGHHETPPDAHNKILEKFPESIPRQHVNIIPPATEKTIEEKVNESGMEDNSPLPPPVSSLQEKPGRLPRVETPVDSMLKDMATIIFCTFLLAGWVAFIITYPKSVHKQQQLQHQQFQQQMEEKLQLLQRQQLIFQPPTDLPPDTDFLEAARTRSESSGHSSPNVTPRASNHSNMSQSEMGHSANEHEDTEDESNIVRIGNITFSPRDVLGHGAEGTIVYRGQFDNRPVAVKRILPECFSFADREVQLLRESDEHPNVIRYFCTERDRQFQYIAIELCSSTLQEYVERKDFDRHGLEPVTLLEQTMSGLSHLHSLNIVHRDLKPHNILVSMPNTHGRVKAMISDFGLCKKLAVGRHSFSRKSGVPGTEGWIAPEVLSEDAKHNPTCMVDIFSAGCVFYYVVSEGQHPFGKSLQRQANILLGAYSLDHLQPNRHEDIVARNLIEQMLSMEPEKRPSADRVLKHPFFWSLEKQLQFFQDVSDRIEKEPLDGPIVRQLERGGRVVVKGDWRDHITVPLQTDLRRFRSYKGGSVRDLLRAMRNKKHHYRELPDEVQETLGSIPDEFVSYFTSRFPLLLQHTHLAMRFCAAERPFLPYYHASELLTHHTDTHCVTQTPPTQHSSPSVPSGLSSSSQISAVIPELTAEMHTQTGPVPPALCAQETGAP